In Sphingomonas sanxanigenens DSM 19645 = NX02, the following proteins share a genomic window:
- a CDS encoding heavy metal translocating P-type ATPase — protein sequence MNDKLELDIPVLLPDLPDAADACLDRLVSTLSKREGVERAHVICLDGNTPAALCIHFDAAKLPLPRLREMVRAAGAEITERYGHAIWQVTGINHERRARTVSDALCALPGVVQASASTSGSVRVEYDRRETTEEEVRAALRKLKVRVGKRVAADEHAGHDHGPGGHGAGEEKHGPGDGHDHSHAEFLGPNTELIFALACGALLGIGYAIERLVAGAPEWLPTACYIAAYFFGGFFTLREAIDNLRMKKFEIDTLMLVAAAGAAALGAWAEGALLLFLFSLGHALEHYAMGRAKKAIEALAKLAPETATVRRGGQTSEIPVEQMVVGDIAIVRPNERLPADGFVIKGTSAINQAPVTGESIPVDKVPVADAAAARAKPDAVDAESRVFAGTINGGGAIEIEVTRRSNESALAKVVKMVSEAETQKSPTQRFTDRFERIFVPAVLVLSVLLLFAWVVVDEPFRDSFYRAMAVLVAASPCALAIATPSAVLSGVARAARGGVLVKGGAPLENLGSLKAIAFDKTGTLTEGRPRITDVVPVDGADEGELLALAVAVEALSDHPLAQAIVKDGRERLNDRAVPTAGDLKSLTGRGVTASVDGETVWIGKAEMFGSEGIPALGQGAQDAIAKLRENGRTTMVVRKGDRDLGAIGLMDTPREAAKTALRRLHEMGVSRMIMISGDHQKVAEAIADEVGIDEAWGDLMPEDKVAAIKKLAGEDKVAMVGDGVNDAPAMASATVGIAMGAAGSDVALETADVALMADDLAHLPFAVGLSRHTRGIIRQNVFVSLGVVAFLVPATILGLGIGPAVAVHEGSTLLVVINALRLLAYRDPAGKAA from the coding sequence ATGAACGACAAGCTCGAACTCGACATTCCAGTGTTGTTGCCGGACCTTCCTGACGCGGCCGATGCCTGCCTGGACCGTCTCGTATCAACCCTGTCAAAGCGCGAAGGTGTCGAGCGGGCGCATGTGATCTGTCTCGACGGCAACACGCCAGCGGCGCTGTGCATCCATTTCGATGCCGCCAAGCTGCCGCTGCCACGGTTGCGCGAAATGGTGCGCGCCGCAGGTGCCGAAATCACCGAGCGCTACGGCCATGCGATCTGGCAGGTGACGGGGATCAACCACGAACGTCGGGCGCGCACGGTCAGCGATGCGCTGTGCGCCTTGCCCGGCGTGGTCCAGGCAAGCGCCAGCACCAGCGGGTCTGTCCGGGTCGAATATGATCGCCGCGAAACCACCGAAGAGGAGGTGCGCGCTGCGCTTCGCAAGCTGAAGGTGAGGGTGGGCAAGCGGGTCGCTGCCGATGAACATGCCGGCCACGACCACGGCCCCGGGGGCCACGGCGCGGGCGAAGAGAAGCACGGCCCCGGCGATGGCCACGACCATAGCCACGCCGAATTTCTCGGCCCCAATACCGAGCTGATCTTCGCGCTCGCCTGTGGCGCGCTGCTGGGGATCGGCTACGCGATCGAGAGGCTGGTCGCTGGCGCGCCCGAATGGCTGCCGACCGCCTGCTATATCGCAGCCTATTTCTTCGGCGGATTCTTCACGCTGCGCGAGGCGATCGACAACCTCCGGATGAAGAAGTTCGAGATCGACACGCTGATGTTGGTCGCTGCGGCCGGCGCCGCTGCGCTGGGCGCATGGGCCGAAGGTGCGCTGCTGCTGTTCCTGTTCAGCCTCGGCCATGCGCTTGAGCATTATGCAATGGGCCGCGCCAAGAAGGCGATCGAGGCGCTGGCGAAGCTCGCGCCCGAAACCGCGACCGTGCGACGCGGCGGGCAGACCAGCGAAATCCCGGTCGAGCAGATGGTCGTCGGGGACATTGCCATCGTCCGCCCGAACGAGCGCCTGCCTGCCGACGGCTTCGTCATCAAGGGCACCAGCGCGATCAACCAGGCCCCGGTCACGGGTGAAAGCATCCCGGTCGACAAGGTGCCGGTCGCAGATGCCGCAGCGGCACGCGCCAAGCCCGATGCAGTCGACGCGGAAAGCCGGGTTTTTGCTGGTACGATCAACGGCGGCGGCGCGATCGAGATCGAGGTGACACGGCGTTCCAATGAAAGCGCGCTTGCCAAGGTCGTGAAGATGGTGAGCGAAGCGGAGACGCAGAAGTCGCCGACGCAGCGCTTCACCGACCGGTTCGAACGGATCTTCGTGCCCGCCGTCCTGGTCCTGTCAGTGCTCCTGCTGTTCGCATGGGTGGTCGTCGACGAGCCGTTCCGCGACAGCTTCTATCGCGCGATGGCGGTGCTGGTGGCGGCAAGCCCGTGCGCGCTCGCGATCGCAACGCCGAGCGCGGTCCTGTCGGGCGTTGCCCGTGCAGCGCGGGGCGGCGTGCTCGTGAAGGGCGGTGCACCGCTCGAAAACCTCGGGTCGCTCAAAGCGATCGCTTTCGACAAGACGGGCACGCTGACCGAAGGTCGTCCGCGCATCACTGATGTCGTGCCCGTCGATGGCGCCGATGAAGGCGAGTTGCTGGCGCTGGCTGTCGCCGTCGAAGCGTTGAGCGACCATCCCCTGGCCCAAGCGATCGTCAAGGACGGCCGCGAACGTCTGAACGATCGTGCCGTGCCGACTGCCGGCGACCTCAAGAGCCTGACCGGTCGGGGCGTCACCGCGAGCGTGGATGGCGAGACGGTGTGGATCGGCAAGGCCGAGATGTTCGGAAGTGAGGGCATTCCGGCGCTGGGGCAGGGCGCGCAGGACGCAATCGCGAAGCTGCGCGAGAACGGCCGCACGACAATGGTGGTCCGCAAGGGGGACCGCGACCTGGGCGCGATCGGCCTGATGGACACGCCTCGCGAAGCTGCCAAGACCGCGTTGCGTCGGCTGCACGAGATGGGCGTGTCGCGGATGATAATGATCTCCGGCGATCACCAGAAAGTCGCCGAAGCGATCGCCGACGAAGTCGGGATCGACGAAGCGTGGGGCGACCTCATGCCCGAAGACAAGGTTGCCGCGATCAAGAAGCTCGCCGGCGAAGACAAGGTCGCGATGGTGGGCGACGGCGTGAACGATGCGCCGGCGATGGCAAGCGCCACGGTCGGCATCGCGATGGGCGCGGCGGGGTCGGACGTTGCGCTGGAGACAGCCGACGTGGCGCTGATGGCCGACGATCTGGCGCACCTGCCATTCGCAGTCGGTCTTAGCCGCCATACCCGTGGAATCATCCGGCAGAACGTCTTCGTCAGCCTGGGTGTCGTCGCCTTCCTGGTGCCTGCTACCATCCTCGGCCTCGGCATTGGGCCAGCGGTGGCGGTTCATGAGGGATCGACGCTGCTCGTCGTCATCAATGCGCTCAGGCTGCTCGCCTACCGCGATCCGGCAGGGAAGGCGGCATGA
- a CDS encoding cation transporter translates to MIPGNDNNGGQERRTLWIVLLLNAAIAAGFFVSGFFADSSALIANGVDNLSDTAVYALSLVALTRGQTWKTRAAVASGVMLLIFAGGILIDVGRRYVQGSEPIGPTMMVMSAIAGVVNYLCLRLLQRLKDPDVNLRAATTFSFNDFISNGGILIAGVLVLWLGTNWPDLLVGFATAIIAIKGGVEILRDARAETKKSERRSS, encoded by the coding sequence ATGATCCCGGGCAACGACAACAATGGCGGGCAGGAGCGCCGCACACTGTGGATCGTCCTGCTGCTGAACGCGGCGATCGCTGCGGGCTTCTTCGTTTCCGGCTTCTTCGCGGACTCGAGCGCGCTGATCGCCAACGGCGTCGACAACCTGTCCGATACGGCTGTGTATGCGCTGAGCCTTGTGGCGCTCACCCGGGGCCAGACATGGAAGACACGCGCCGCGGTCGCTTCGGGCGTCATGCTGCTGATCTTCGCGGGCGGCATCTTGATCGATGTCGGACGGCGCTACGTGCAGGGCAGCGAGCCCATCGGACCTACCATGATGGTCATGTCCGCGATCGCCGGCGTCGTGAATTACCTCTGCCTGCGGCTGCTCCAGCGCCTCAAGGATCCGGACGTCAATCTCCGGGCCGCAACCACCTTCAGCTTCAACGACTTCATTTCCAACGGCGGCATCCTGATCGCCGGCGTGCTGGTGCTGTGGTTGGGTACCAATTGGCCGGACCTGCTGGTCGGCTTCGCCACCGCCATCATCGCCATCAAGGGCGGTGTCGAAATCCTGCGCGACGCGCGCGCCGAAACCAAGAAAAGCGAAAGGAGGTCGTCATGA
- a CDS encoding ZIP family metal transporter translates to MQALLYTLAPVLAVVLGAIVASRTKLKPGLVAGLQHLAAGVVFAAAATEILPQVKHEASPSATLIGGAAGVATMLGLKALEARFKGPMALLAAIGIDILVDGLVLGLAFVAGEKAGLLLTIALTLEVLFLGLTLTDELAETYRSRLRIIVIVSALALLLPIGALAAVPVAALSPVMIAGFLSFGLMALLYLVTEELLVEAHEKPDTPLISSMFFVGFLALLTLEEMMG, encoded by the coding sequence ATGCAGGCACTGCTCTATACGCTTGCGCCTGTGCTGGCGGTCGTGCTCGGCGCGATTGTCGCGAGCCGCACCAAGTTGAAACCTGGCCTCGTGGCGGGCCTACAGCATCTCGCTGCCGGCGTCGTGTTCGCGGCGGCAGCGACCGAAATCCTGCCGCAGGTCAAGCATGAGGCATCGCCCAGCGCGACGTTGATCGGCGGGGCGGCGGGCGTCGCGACCATGCTGGGGCTCAAGGCTCTTGAGGCCCGCTTCAAGGGGCCGATGGCGCTACTCGCCGCGATCGGCATCGACATTCTGGTCGACGGCCTGGTGCTCGGCCTCGCTTTCGTGGCGGGCGAGAAGGCAGGTCTCCTGCTGACGATCGCGCTCACTCTGGAAGTGTTATTTCTGGGACTGACGCTGACCGACGAGCTGGCGGAAACCTATCGCTCGCGCTTGCGCATCATCGTGATCGTCTCGGCATTGGCCCTGCTGCTGCCGATCGGCGCGCTCGCTGCCGTGCCGGTCGCCGCGCTGTCGCCGGTGATGATCGCCGGCTTCCTCAGCTTCGGGCTGATGGCGCTGCTCTACCTCGTCACGGAGGAGTTGCTGGTCGAGGCGCACGAGAAACCCGACACCCCGCTCATCAGCTCGATGTTTTTCGTCGGCTTCCTGGCCCTGCTGACACTTGAGGAGATGATGGGATGA
- a CDS encoding SRPBCC domain-containing protein: MPRTITSSMLHGGPLRIWSALTDPDHRRAWSPLVFLDDPSRLGDTECTFAIQGITRPIRTPARIDRFDKPHAFAWSCGIPYLFTLEERYELAGDDGGTRLTHSCTLRGALSLPFAAMMLRRLRSLMVESDDRLATYLRWRVAQPARAINRQRVPFRYRRKAR; this comes from the coding sequence ATGCCTCGCACCATAACCAGCTCGATGCTTCACGGCGGGCCACTGCGCATCTGGTCGGCACTCACCGATCCGGATCATCGCCGGGCGTGGAGTCCGCTCGTATTTCTCGATGATCCGTCCCGGCTCGGCGACACAGAATGCACCTTTGCGATCCAGGGCATCACCCGGCCAATTCGGACGCCAGCACGGATTGATCGATTCGATAAACCGCACGCCTTCGCTTGGTCCTGCGGCATCCCCTATCTGTTCACGCTCGAAGAGCGGTACGAGCTGGCGGGGGACGATGGCGGCACCAGGCTAACGCATAGCTGCACGCTGCGCGGGGCGCTCTCCCTGCCGTTCGCGGCGATGATGTTGCGCCGCCTGCGATCCCTGATGGTCGAATCTGACGATCGCCTCGCAACCTATCTCCGCTGGCGGGTAGCTCAGCCTGCCCGGGCTATCAATCGTCAGCGCGTCCCCTTCCGCTACAGGAGGAAGGCGCGATGA
- a CDS encoding efflux RND transporter permease subunit: MIARIVTWAVEKRWLVLLLTVIVAAIGAFSLYRLPIDAVPDITNNQVQINVRAPALSPELVEKQVSFPIETALAGTPGLEYTRSLSRNGFAQITAVFSDATDIYFARQQVGERLRGVQENLPDGVNPEMGPIATGLGEVYMYTVRLDHREDDKHKPGEPGQQPDGSYITPEGERLTTEEDKATYLRTAQDWIVTPLLKTTPGLAGVDSIGGYAKQFLVVPDVQKLASLGITLTDLGNALERNNTSVGGGFVNRNGEGLAVRSDALVRNASELARTVIATRNGVPITVEQVATVKTGQAIRMGSASENGTEVVVGTAIMRIGENSRIVSTAVAEKLKTINASLPPDVVIQPVLNRTELVNSTIKTVAKNLSEGAVLVIVVLFLLLGNFRAALIAALVIPITMMLTGFGMLRAGVSANLMSLGALDFGLIVDGAVIIVENALRRLAEQQHHEGRLLSVKERLATVAAAAREMIRPSVYGQAIIILVYVPLLTLTGVEGKTFGPMALTVIIALAFAFILSLTFVPAMIAIWLSKKVEEKDGRIITWLKKRYEPGLDRAMKRPTLTIGAGVGSLVVAALAFTTLGSVFLPQLDEGDLLIQSLRIPATSVQQSQAMQVPIERMMSKQPEVQFVYSKTGTAELAADPMPPNATDMFVILKPRKDWPDPELPKEELVSRIEGNLAKIPGNAYEITQPIQMRFNELIAGVRGDIAVKVFGDDFNQMNRTAEQIAAVLRRTQGAADVKVEQTTGLPMLDIRVNRDAMARLGVTAQDVQDTVTATIGGRTSGQIFEGDRRFPVVIRLSEAQRADIGLLQQVQVPVAGGGYVPLSSVAEIKVVDGPNQISRENGKRRVVVQANVRGRDVGSVVADAQAAIGSQLRLPAGTYLEWGGQFENLQSASERLKLVIPACFILILLLLYGALGSVRDAAIVFTGVPFALVGGVLLLFLRGMDFSISAAVGFIALSGIAVLNGLVMVSSIQDLIRSGMSREEAAHVGAMQRLRPVIMTALVASLGFVPMALGEGAGAEVQKPLATVVIGGLISATLLTLFVLPTLYARFGQKVIEKPEHYNEEHEGDDHGQTFVNNLA; encoded by the coding sequence ATGATCGCCCGTATCGTAACCTGGGCGGTCGAGAAGCGCTGGCTAGTCCTGCTCCTCACCGTCATCGTCGCCGCCATCGGCGCCTTTTCCCTCTACCGGCTACCGATCGACGCGGTGCCGGACATCACCAACAATCAGGTCCAGATCAACGTCCGCGCGCCTGCCCTCTCGCCCGAGCTGGTCGAGAAGCAGGTGTCGTTTCCAATCGAAACCGCGCTCGCCGGCACCCCCGGCCTGGAATATACGCGCTCGTTGAGCCGCAACGGCTTCGCGCAGATCACGGCGGTCTTTTCGGACGCGACGGACATCTATTTCGCCCGCCAGCAGGTGGGCGAGCGTCTGCGGGGCGTGCAAGAGAATCTGCCCGACGGCGTGAACCCTGAAATGGGTCCGATCGCGACAGGCCTGGGCGAGGTGTACATGTACACCGTTCGTCTCGATCATCGCGAGGACGACAAGCACAAGCCCGGTGAACCGGGCCAACAGCCCGATGGCAGCTACATCACGCCAGAGGGCGAGCGACTGACGACCGAAGAGGACAAGGCGACCTACCTGCGCACCGCGCAGGACTGGATCGTGACGCCGCTTCTGAAGACCACACCGGGCCTCGCCGGTGTCGACTCGATTGGCGGTTACGCCAAGCAGTTCCTCGTCGTGCCCGACGTGCAGAAGCTGGCCTCGCTCGGCATCACGCTGACGGACCTGGGAAATGCGCTGGAGCGCAATAACACCAGCGTCGGCGGTGGCTTCGTCAATCGCAATGGCGAAGGTCTGGCTGTTCGCTCGGATGCGCTCGTTCGCAATGCCAGCGAGTTGGCCAGGACCGTGATCGCGACACGTAACGGCGTGCCGATCACGGTCGAACAAGTTGCGACTGTGAAGACGGGTCAGGCGATCCGCATGGGTTCGGCATCGGAGAACGGTACCGAAGTCGTCGTCGGCACGGCGATCATGCGGATCGGCGAGAACAGCCGCATCGTGTCGACCGCGGTCGCTGAGAAACTGAAGACGATCAACGCTTCGCTGCCTCCTGACGTCGTAATTCAGCCGGTGCTGAACCGCACCGAGCTGGTCAATTCGACGATCAAGACGGTCGCGAAAAACCTGTCCGAAGGCGCGGTGCTGGTCATCGTCGTGCTCTTCCTGCTGCTCGGCAACTTCCGTGCGGCCCTGATCGCGGCGTTGGTCATCCCGATCACCATGATGCTGACAGGCTTTGGTATGCTGCGCGCTGGGGTCTCGGCCAATCTGATGAGCCTTGGGGCTTTGGACTTCGGTCTGATCGTCGACGGCGCCGTCATCATTGTCGAAAACGCGCTGCGCCGGCTTGCCGAGCAACAGCATCATGAAGGCCGATTGCTCAGCGTCAAGGAACGGCTCGCGACCGTGGCAGCCGCTGCGCGTGAGATGATCCGTCCCTCTGTGTACGGGCAGGCAATCATCATCCTCGTCTACGTACCGCTGCTCACGCTGACCGGCGTGGAGGGTAAAACGTTCGGACCGATGGCGCTGACCGTCATCATCGCGCTCGCCTTCGCCTTCATCCTCTCTCTCACCTTCGTGCCGGCGATGATTGCGATCTGGCTGTCGAAGAAGGTCGAGGAGAAGGACGGCCGCATCATCACGTGGCTGAAGAAGCGCTACGAACCCGGTCTCGACCGGGCCATGAAGCGCCCGACGCTGACGATCGGTGCGGGTGTGGGAAGCCTTGTGGTGGCGGCGCTTGCTTTCACTACGCTCGGCTCGGTGTTCCTGCCGCAGCTCGACGAAGGCGATTTGCTGATCCAGTCGCTCCGCATTCCGGCAACGTCGGTCCAGCAGAGCCAGGCGATGCAGGTGCCGATCGAGCGGATGATGTCGAAGCAGCCGGAGGTGCAATTCGTCTATTCCAAGACGGGCACCGCCGAGCTGGCGGCCGACCCGATGCCGCCGAACGCGACCGACATGTTCGTCATCCTGAAGCCGCGCAAGGATTGGCCGGATCCTGAGCTTCCCAAGGAGGAGCTGGTCAGCCGGATCGAGGGTAATCTCGCGAAGATTCCGGGAAATGCCTACGAGATCACCCAGCCCATCCAGATGCGCTTCAACGAGCTGATCGCCGGCGTGCGCGGCGACATCGCGGTGAAGGTGTTCGGGGACGACTTCAACCAGATGAACCGGACGGCCGAGCAAATCGCGGCGGTGCTGCGCAGAACGCAAGGCGCAGCGGACGTGAAGGTGGAGCAGACGACCGGTCTTCCCATGCTCGACATTCGCGTCAACCGCGACGCGATGGCGCGGTTGGGCGTTACGGCTCAGGATGTGCAGGACACCGTGACTGCGACGATCGGCGGGCGAACATCGGGCCAGATCTTCGAGGGCGACCGTCGCTTCCCCGTGGTGATCCGCCTGTCGGAGGCGCAGCGTGCCGACATCGGCCTGCTCCAACAGGTGCAGGTGCCGGTGGCAGGCGGCGGCTATGTACCGCTGTCCAGCGTCGCCGAGATCAAGGTGGTCGATGGTCCGAACCAGATCAGCCGCGAGAACGGCAAGCGGCGCGTGGTGGTGCAAGCCAACGTGCGTGGCCGCGACGTCGGATCCGTCGTGGCGGATGCGCAGGCGGCGATCGGCAGCCAACTCCGGCTGCCTGCCGGCACCTATCTCGAATGGGGCGGCCAGTTCGAGAACCTCCAATCGGCAAGCGAACGGCTGAAGCTGGTCATTCCGGCTTGCTTCATCTTGATCCTGCTGCTCCTCTACGGGGCGTTGGGATCGGTCCGCGACGCCGCGATCGTGTTCACCGGCGTGCCTTTCGCGCTGGTGGGCGGCGTCCTGTTGCTGTTCCTGCGGGGCATGGACTTCTCGATCTCGGCGGCAGTGGGCTTCATCGCCCTCTCGGGCATCGCGGTCCTCAACGGCCTCGTCATGGTCAGCTCGATCCAAGATCTGATCCGATCAGGGATGAGCCGCGAGGAAGCCGCGCATGTTGGCGCGATGCAGCGTCTGCGACCCGTCATCATGACCGCGCTAGTCGCCAGCCTCGGCTTCGTGCCGATGGCGCTGGGCGAAGGCGCCGGCGCAGAGGTTCAAAAGCCTTTGGCGACGGTCGTCATCGGCGGTCTGATCTCGGCGACGCTTCTTACGCTGTTCGTGCTGCCGACACTCTATGCCCGGTTCGGGCAGAAAGTGATCGAGAAACCCGAGCACTACAATGAGGAGCATGAAGGGGACGACCACGGTCAGACCTTCGTGAACAACTTGGCCTGA
- a CDS encoding efflux RND transporter periplasmic adaptor subunit, producing MKSFYLAGAASLALLLAACGGKDGGNEATAEGAAANETAAGTEKGGAEGGHAGEGVVTLGADQIATAGVQVGRPIIGGAGTIELPAIIEGDPQGTQVVSAAIAGRVVALTRNLGQSVGRGQTIAVIESREAAQIKGEVEAARARLQLANSNLAREQRLFAQRVSPEQDLIAARTAATEARIALTQAQSMVSAAGVGGGGLNRLGIAAPISGQIIARPVTLGQTVAADAELYRIANLSQVSIALNLKPEDAGRVRPGNTVLVKAAGRQATARVTFVSPALDPQTRLVPALATLDNRGGEWRVGEPVTAAVQLTGSGGSGAVRVPTTAVQSFEGKSVVFVRTPTGFKATPVQLGDASGDTVIVRSGLTGNEQIATTGSFTLKAEIGKGEASHED from the coding sequence ATGAAGAGCTTTTATCTCGCGGGCGCGGCGTCGCTCGCCCTGCTCTTGGCTGCCTGCGGCGGCAAGGATGGCGGAAACGAGGCAACTGCCGAAGGCGCAGCTGCCAATGAGACGGCAGCGGGCACGGAAAAGGGCGGTGCTGAAGGCGGTCATGCCGGTGAAGGCGTCGTCACATTGGGTGCCGACCAGATCGCCACAGCGGGCGTCCAGGTCGGACGGCCGATCATCGGCGGGGCCGGGACGATCGAGCTGCCCGCGATCATCGAGGGCGACCCACAGGGAACGCAGGTCGTCTCGGCCGCAATTGCGGGACGCGTGGTCGCGCTCACCCGTAACCTCGGCCAATCGGTCGGACGCGGCCAGACCATTGCGGTCATCGAAAGCCGCGAGGCGGCGCAGATCAAGGGCGAGGTCGAGGCGGCGCGGGCGCGGCTTCAGCTCGCTAATTCGAACCTCGCGCGCGAACAGCGGCTGTTCGCGCAGAGAGTCTCCCCTGAACAGGATCTGATCGCCGCCCGCACAGCGGCGACGGAGGCGCGGATCGCCCTGACGCAGGCGCAGAGCATGGTTTCGGCGGCGGGTGTCGGCGGCGGCGGGCTCAACCGGCTCGGCATTGCCGCGCCGATCTCGGGCCAGATCATTGCGCGCCCCGTGACGCTGGGACAAACGGTCGCGGCGGATGCCGAACTCTATCGCATCGCCAACCTGAGCCAGGTGTCGATCGCGCTTAATCTCAAGCCCGAGGATGCGGGCCGGGTGCGTCCCGGCAATACGGTGCTGGTGAAGGCGGCAGGCCGTCAGGCGACCGCCCGCGTGACCTTCGTGTCGCCGGCGCTTGATCCGCAGACGCGGCTCGTGCCTGCGCTCGCCACCCTCGACAATCGCGGTGGCGAATGGCGGGTCGGCGAGCCTGTGACGGCAGCCGTGCAGCTCACGGGCAGCGGCGGGAGCGGGGCGGTCCGCGTGCCGACGACGGCGGTCCAGAGTTTCGAGGGCAAGTCGGTCGTGTTCGTGCGCACGCCCACCGGCTTCAAGGCGACCCCGGTCCAGCTCGGCGATGCGTCGGGCGACACGGTGATCGTCCGGTCGGGCCTGACCGGCAACGAACAGATCGCCACCACCGGAAGTTTCACGCTCAAGGCCGAGATCGGCAAGGGCGAAGCGAGCCACGAGGATTAA
- a CDS encoding TolC family protein, translated as MNRILAAMLAAASCATMAQAQVGPSAPVAQDAPVYTLDQAVSAAGGSAPAAEAATAGIDAARAGRTVAGLRPNPVVQGQVENVIGSGPYRGVRSAETTVGFAIPIELGGKRGARVAVANAQLSRAEIQAAIIAADVRLQVTQLYVEAVAADRRVMTARDQARIASDALRAASVRVQAGRASPLEQQRADVARINADANVERQLRLAEAARANLARRIGRPIDGLLDDTLLDRLPGVNVYGPLAPVNTTGTLALAAANADFSIAEAGVRLARANRVPDLNVGPSIRRLEATNDMAAVFSVSIPIPVFNNGRAAIAQATAQRTQADAQRRVTALDIEQAITDAQAQAANAATTARAASGPALAAAQEAARIARIGYREGKFGQLELLDAERTLAETRVAAIDALANYQNARAQVERLTARAPNGGNQ; from the coding sequence ATGAATCGTATCCTCGCGGCCATGCTGGCCGCAGCGTCTTGCGCCACGATGGCGCAGGCGCAGGTCGGACCGTCCGCGCCTGTTGCGCAGGATGCGCCGGTCTACACGCTTGACCAAGCGGTCAGTGCAGCGGGCGGTTCGGCCCCTGCTGCGGAAGCGGCGACAGCTGGAATCGACGCGGCCCGTGCAGGTCGCACAGTCGCCGGCTTGCGGCCCAATCCGGTGGTTCAAGGCCAAGTCGAGAATGTCATCGGCTCCGGGCCGTATCGGGGGGTCCGCAGCGCGGAAACCACGGTCGGCTTTGCGATCCCGATCGAGCTAGGCGGCAAGCGCGGCGCCCGCGTCGCGGTCGCCAATGCGCAATTGTCCCGGGCCGAGATCCAGGCCGCGATCATCGCGGCGGATGTCCGGCTTCAGGTAACGCAGCTCTATGTCGAAGCGGTCGCGGCCGATCGCCGGGTAATGACAGCCCGCGATCAGGCCCGGATCGCCAGCGATGCGCTGCGGGCCGCGAGCGTTCGCGTGCAGGCAGGGCGGGCATCGCCACTCGAGCAACAGCGCGCGGATGTCGCGCGTATCAATGCCGACGCCAATGTGGAGCGGCAGCTTCGCTTGGCCGAGGCGGCCCGCGCCAATCTGGCGCGTCGGATCGGACGGCCGATCGACGGCCTGCTCGATGACACGCTGCTCGATCGCCTTCCCGGTGTGAACGTCTATGGGCCGTTGGCACCGGTCAACACGACCGGCACACTCGCGCTGGCGGCAGCCAACGCGGATTTCTCCATTGCCGAAGCCGGCGTGCGGCTCGCGCGCGCCAATCGCGTGCCTGACCTGAACGTCGGGCCGTCGATCCGCCGCCTGGAAGCGACCAACGACATGGCGGCGGTGTTCAGCGTGTCGATCCCGATCCCGGTGTTCAACAATGGTCGCGCCGCGATTGCGCAGGCGACCGCGCAGCGGACCCAGGCGGATGCGCAGCGCCGCGTGACCGCGCTCGACATCGAACAGGCGATCACGGACGCGCAGGCGCAGGCGGCCAATGCCGCAACGACGGCTCGTGCGGCGTCGGGGCCGGCGCTGGCGGCTGCACAGGAGGCCGCCCGCATCGCGCGGATCGGCTATCGCGAGGGCAAGTTCGGCCAGCTCGAATTGCTCGATGCTGAACGCACTCTCGCCGAAACGCGGGTCGCCGCGATCGACGCGCTTGCCAATTACCAGAATGCCCGCGCGCAAGTGGAGCGACTGACCGCTCGTGCGCCCAATGGGGGGAATCAGTGA